Part of the Amycolatopsis sp. 195334CR genome is shown below.
CCTGCGCGGGCGGTTCGCCCGCGGCGGGCTCGAAGCCCTCGACCAGCTTCGCCCGCATCTCGTCGGGCGAGGCGCCGAGGGCGACCAAGGTGCGGGTGGCCAGGTTCTCCGGATCGCTGATCAACGCGGCCATCAGGTGCTCCGGGTCGATCCGGGCGTTCCCGGCGGCGAGCGCGACCTGCTGCGCGCCGACCACCGCCTGCCGCGCGCGGTCGGTGTAGCGGGTGAAGGTCTGCATCAGCTCGGCCAGCGGCTGGCCGTCGTTCTCCTTGGGCACGAAGCGCTTCTGCACGGCCTGCTTGCTCACGCCCATGCTGCGGCCGATGTCGGTCCACGAGGCGCCGGACCGCCTGGCCTGGTCGACGAAGTGCCCGATCAGGTGGTCGGCCACCTCCCCGAGGTGATCGGCGGCGAGCACCGCGTCGGACAGGTGCTGCAGCGGGTCGGCTTCGGGGTGCTGGTTCTTGATGTGCTCGATCAGTTCGTCGAGCTTCACAGGATTGCTCATACGTCAACCCTAGGTTGACGACCAGCGGCCGTCAACCCCAGGTTGACCAGTTCAGCCCCGGCCGCCGACCACCAGGCCGGCTCGTTTGGCGCGCGGCGCGCCCAGGGTGCGGGAGATCCCCCGGGCCGCCGCGCGCACCGCGGGCACCAGCGTGCGCGGATCGGTCCCGGTCGCCGGGACCGCCACCGAGATCGCCGCCACCGCGGTGTCCTCGGCGCCGAACACGGGTGCGGCGACGGAGAGCCCCACCAGTTCGATCTGGCCGTCGCTGATCGCGATGCCCTCGCGGCGCACGTCGGCGAGTACCCGCCGCAGCCGCTCCGGGGACGCGATCGTCTTGTCGGTGAACCGCTTCATCGGCCGCGCGAGCACCCGCTCGGCCACCCCGGCCGGCGCGTGCGCCAGCAGCGCCAGCCCCACCCCGGTGGCGTGCGCGGGCAACCGCCCGCCCGCTCGCGACGGCATCGGGCTGTGCCCGGAGATCCGCTCCAGGTACACCACGTCGGGTGCGTCCAGCACGGCCAGTTGCACGTTCTGCCGGGTGGCCTCGTGCAGGTCCTCGAGGAAGGGCATCGCGGTGTCGCGCAGGCCGAGGCCGTGCGGCGCCAGCGAGGCCACCTCCCACAACCACAGGCCGACCCGGTATCGCCCGGATTCGGCACGCTCGAGCGCACCACGCCGGACCAGCCCGCCGACGATGCGGTGGGTGGTGGACAACGGCAGGCCGGTGCGCCTGCTCAGCTCGGACAGGGTCAGTTCGGGGCGCTCCGTGCTGAACGCGTCGAGCACGTCCAGCACCCGGTCCGCGACCGATGGAGTTCCCGGGGCGTTGTGCCGCATTAAGCCAGCCTCGGTGGTCAGTGCGCGACTGAACGGCCCAGCGGGTTGCCGGTCCGCTCGGCCTCCGGCCCGCTCTGCTCCCCCAGCACCCCGACGGACTGGGCCGGAACGACCACGACCGCCACGGGACCCCCGGTGGAGCGCCATCCCGAAGGCGCCTGCACCGAAGCGGTGAGCAGTACCGCGAGCACGGCGAGCGTGCGCAGGTACATGGGTATGTCTTCGACCTGGATCACTTTTCTCATCGGCGCTCTCCCCTGCTAGCCGAGGATCGCTCCCAGCTTTCAATGTCCGCGGCTGACCGGCCAGGGCCCCATGCCCCGCACCGCTCAGGGTCCAAAGGCCCTACCGCGAGCACCACGGAAACAAGGAGGCGCGCGAATACCCGCCAGATACACCGGAACGCGGGGTTTTTCTCAGACCCAGTACCGACCGGTCTCGGCCACCTCCGCGCTGCCGCCGGTCAGATCCGCCAGCCAGGCCAGGAAACCGGGCACCTGGTCGGGGCGGACGCCGATCTCGAAGCGCGCCGCGTCGTCGTAGTGCGTGCCGGTGACCTGGTACTTCGAGGCGTGCAGTTCGCCTTCGACCCGACCGGCCCGGCCGTAGTCGACGCTCACCCGCAGCAGGCACAGGAGCCGCCGCTCGACCGTGCCGACGGCGTCGATCGCGTCCGCGACCGCCTGCCCGTACGCGCGGATCAGCCCGCCCGCGCCGAGCAGCACCCCGCCGAAGTGGCGGCTGACCACCGCGACGGTGTCGGTCAGCTCGCGCCGCCGCAGCACCTCCAGCATCGGGGTGCCCGCGGTGCCGGCCGGTTCGCCGTCGTCGCTGGAGCGCTGGGTGCGGCCGTCCGGGTCGAGCACGAAGGCGTGGCAGTGGTGCCGGGCCGCCGGTTCCGCGCGACGCCGTTCGGCGATCACCTCGCGCGCGGCCTCGGCCGAGTCGACCGGCGCCAGGGCACACAGGAACCGCGACCGGCGCACCTCGATCTCGTGCACCCCCGCCGCGGCGATGGTGCGGTAGGTGTCGCGGTCAGGGATGGGACCGCCTGCGCTTGGTGGCATACACCGCGGCCTCCGTCCGGCGTTCGAACCCGAGCTTGTGCAGCAACGACGATACGTAGTTCTTGATCGTCTTCTCCGCCAGCCCGAGCCGCCCGGCGATCTGGCGGTTGGTCAGCCCGGCCGCGATCAGGTCCAGCACCCGCAGCTCCTGCGGGCTGAGCTGGGCGTACCCCGGATCGGCCGGACCGTCGTCCCCGCGCAGCCTGCTCATCACCGACGCGGTCAGGTGCGCGTCGAGCAGCGAGCCGCCCGCCGCCACCGTGCGCACCGCGTTGACCAGGTCACCGCCGGAGACCTGCTTGAGCATGTACCCCGCCGCGCCGGCCATGATCGCGCCGAACAACGCCTCGTCGTCGGAGTACGAGGTCAGCATCAGGCAGGCGGGCGGCGGCTCGACCGCGGCCCGGATCTCCCGGCACACCGAGATGCCCTCACCGTCGGGCAGGCGCACGTCGAGGATCGCCACGTCCGGTCGCGCCGCCGGGATCCGGGCCAGCGCCTCGGCGGCGGTGGCCGCCTCGCCGCAGACCACCAGGTCGCCGCTGGCCTCCAGCACCGTGCGCAACCCGGTGCGCACCAGCTCGTGGTCGTCCAACAGGAACACCGAGACCGTCATCGGACCTCCGGTAGCCGGATCACCCAGTCCAGGGTGGTTCCACGATCGGGTTCGCCCCGCACCACGCTGGTGCCCCGCCAGCGCTCGGCCCGCGCGGCCAGGTTCGCCAGCCCGCTGCGGCGGGTGGTCTCGGCGGGCAGGCCGATCCCGTTGTCCACCACCGTCAACCGCAGCCCGTCGCCGCGGCCGTCGACCGCCACGGTGACCGACACCTTCGTCGCCTTGCTGTGCCGCGCCACGTTCGACAGCGCCTCCCGCAGCGTGGCGAACAGGTCCGCCTCGACCGCCGACGGCACCGCGGCGTCCACCGCACCGGTGAAGCCGACGCGCGGTTCGAAGCCGAGGCTCCCCGCCGCCTCGGCACAGGCGCGCGCGATCCGCGAACGCAGTCCCTCGGCAGGCTGCTGCAGGGCGAAGATGCTGTTGCGGACCTCGGTGATGGTGGCGTCGAGGTCGTCGACGAACCGCCGCAGCCGCTCGGCCACCCTCGGCTCGTCGAGCAGCAACCCGGTCGACTCCAGCCCGAGCGCGATCGCGAACAACCGCTGCACCACCAGGTCGTGCAGGTCGCGCGCGATGCGGTCGCGGTCCTCCAGCACGGCGAGGCGCTGCCGGTCCTGCTCGGCCCTGGCGAACTCCATGGCCAGCGCGGCGTGCGCGCCGAAGGTCAGCGCGAGCCGGACCTCGGTGTCGGTGAACGGCACCTCGTCACGCAGCTTCGCCACCACCAGCACCCCGAGCGACTCGCCACCGACGCGCAGCGGCACGGCCACCGCGGAGTCCAGGTCGCCGACCACCGGCGGCAGGTCCACCCCGGTGCCCGCCTGCTGCGCGGTCACGTGGTCGCCGTAGCGGCGCACCACCACCGGTTCCCCGCTGGTGAAGGCCATCCCGGTGGCGGTGCCGTCGGCGGGCACGGTCAGCCCGGTCAGCCGGTCGGCATCGGGTCCCGGTGGTTCGACCACCTCGAACACCAGCACGGTGCCGTCAGCGGGGTCACTGCCGGGCCGGGCGATCCCACCCGCGGTGGCCCCGGCGACCTGCCGCGCCCGTTCGGCGATCAACCGCAGGGTGGCCTCGGGATCCTCACCGGCCAGCAGCGCCGAGGTCACGTCGTGCGAGGCACGCAGCCAGCGTTCGCGCTGCTCGGACTGTTCGAACAGGGCCGCGTTGCCGATCGACCCGCCCGCCGCGGTGAGCAGCGTGCGCACCAGCTCGGCGTCGGCCTCGGTGAATTCCTTGCCGGTCAGCCGGACCTCGCCGAAGCGCTCCCCGCGCACCTCGATCGGCACCACCAGCGCGTCCCCCGCGCTCGGCGGCGCCGCCCCGGCCCGCAGCACCACGCCTTCGGGCGCACCGGTCAGCGCGCACGCGGCGCCCGCCACCCGGTCCAGGATCTCGGGCACGGTCGCGCCGTGGGCGATGCTGATGACCGCGTCCAGCATGCGCTGGGCGCTCAGGTCGTTCACTGGGTGCGCACCGGTCCCGTTCGGCAGGGGGATCTTCCGCCAGAATGGTCGACTTCGGCGGACTGTTCGTTACTGGCCCACGCGCATCCGGCGCCCGGTCACCACTTCGAGGGATATCCGCACCAGGCACTCGCCGGCGGTCACCTCGGCCGGGCTCGCGTGCCCGAGCACGGTGACCCACCACCCGGACCCCAGTTCCGGGGTGAGCGAGTCGGCCTCGAAAGCCAGCACGTTGCCGCGGGCGGCGGCCGCGAGCACGCTCCCCGCCGGCACCTCGAAGCGGAGCGCGTGCTCGTCGAGCGCGAACCGGACCGGCTGCACCGCGGGCATGCCCCGGTCGGTGAACACCACCCGGCCCACCCCGGTGCTGCCCAGCAGTTCCAGCGACTGTGCCCGGTTGAGCACCTCCTGGCCGAACGAGTCGAGCATCGCCTTCCCACCCGTCCTCACCGCCGCGAGTTCCCCCATGGCGACACCGTGCCGGGAACCGCGGCGGTCCACTAGGGCCGTTGGACCCGATGCCGGGGCGGTGCCTTGTCACCCAGCATCAACCAGGTCACCAGCGCCACCATCACCACCGACGAAACCGCGGCCAGCACCACCGCCATCACCAGCACGCCACCGCCGCCCTCGGCACCCGCGGTGGTGGCCAGGTAACCGGTCCCGGCGACCAGCACGGGCACCAGCAACGCGACCGCCTGCCCGCCGAACGAGGCCGTGCGCTGCGTGCCGCGGAACGCGATGGCCAGGCAGCACAGCGCGCTGACCAGGAACACCGCGCCGAGCGTGTCGCTGAGCCGGTGCCAGCCGAGCACCACGGTGGACGCGGCGACCCAGGCCACGCCGACCGCGCCGGGAACCGCGGCCCAGAGCCGGAACCGGCGCGGCAGCACCAGCATGGTGGCCAGCAGCACGGCGATCGCGGCGGTGACGTGCCCGCTCGGGAAGCTGTTGTGCCCCGGCGCGCCGTCGCTTTCGCCGAGCTGGGGCCGCGGCAGCACGGCGAGCTTGAGGAACTGCGCGGCCGCCAGCGAACCGAGCAGCGTGACCAGCGCCCCACCGGCGAGCGCGTACCGGCGCCTGGCCAGCGCGAGCAACGGCAGCACCACCGCGGTCACCCCGAGCAGCGGCACGAAGTCCACGTCGCGCAGCAACCCGGCGATCGAGTCCGTTGTGGACGGACGACCGGCGAGCAGGGTGGTGTTCTCGATCCGCTGCCCGGCCGGGGTGAGCACGAAGAACCAGTAGGTGTAGGCGAAAGCGAGCACGCAGCCGAGCGCCCCGAGCAGCGGCGTGGTGGCGACCCGGCGGCGTCGCCTGCCGTGCCGCGCCGGGTAGGCGTGCACCTTCTCGGCGGGCGCGCCGGCGGGGCCGGTTGCGTTCTCCAGAACCAGACTGACCTGCATGAATCCCATGCTGACCGCGCTGTTTAGCGGTCTCGTCCGGGTAATGTCATGGTTTTGCCACAAAGGCGGGCACGGATCGCGGGCCCGGCGGGTCGTCGGTTTAATGACCGGGTGGCCATGGTGTTACTGGTGGAGGACGACGACGCCGTGCGTGAGGGCCTCGGGCTGGCCCTGCGCCGCCAGGGGCACGTCGTGCACGCCGCCGAATCCGGCGAGCGCGGGCTCGACGAACTGCGTGAGCACCGGCCCGACATCGTGGTGCTGGACCTGATGCTGCCGGGGATCGACGGGTTCGAGACCTGCCGCCGGATCCGCGCCGGCGGGGAGACGCCGATCATCATGCTCACCGCGCGCAGCCACGACTTCGACGTGGTGGCCGGGCTCGAGGCCGGTGCCGACGACTACGTGGTCAAACCGGTCGAACCCCGGGTGCTCGACGCCCGCATCCGCGCCGTGCTCCGGCGTGCGGTCAGCGAGCAGCAGAGCGACACCGAGCGCTACGGTGACCTGGTGATCGACCGCACCGGCCTGGTGGTCACGCTGCGCGGGGAGGCGGTGCAGCTGACCCCGACCGAGCTGAAGCTGCTGCTCGAACTGTCCCGCACCCCGGGGCGCGTGCTCAGCCGCCAGCAGATCCTCGAAGCCGTCTGGGAGCACGACTACCTCGGTGACTCGCGGCTGGTGGACGCCTGCGTGCAGCGCCTGCGGTCGAAGATCGAGGACGTGCCGGCGAGCCCGCGCCACGTGGAGACCGTACGCGGGTTCGGGTACCGCTTCGCCCGCCCATGAACCGGAACCGCCCGTGGCAGTGGCTGTCCGGACTGCGGCCGCGGCTGCTGGCCGCCTTCGCGCTGGCCACCGTGCTGGGCGCGGCCGCGGCCAGCGGCGCCAGCTACGTCTCGGCCCGCAACACCATGCTCGCCACCGCGCAGGACGACTTCATGAACGAGGTCAAGCAGCGGGTGACCGACACCCTGTCCCAGTTGTCCGTACCACCGGGCCAGGCCGACCTGGACACGCTCGCCCGGCGGATCGACGGCGCCGCGGTGGTGGTCTACCAGGGCCGCAGCTCGGCCAGCCAGGGTCTGCCGATCACCTCGGTGCCCGCGGTGCTGCGGTCCGCGGTCGGGTCGGGAGAACGCATCCAGTTCCAGCGGGTGGACCTCAACGGCACGCCGATGTTCTTCGTCGGCATGCCGGTGCTGGGGCCGGACGCGACCGGCCGGAGCACGCCGACCGGGATCGAGGTGTACGCCTCGATGTCGCTG
Proteins encoded:
- a CDS encoding phosphatase PAP2 family protein, with protein sequence MQVSLVLENATGPAGAPAEKVHAYPARHGRRRRRVATTPLLGALGCVLAFAYTYWFFVLTPAGQRIENTTLLAGRPSTTDSIAGLLRDVDFVPLLGVTAVVLPLLALARRRYALAGGALVTLLGSLAAAQFLKLAVLPRPQLGESDGAPGHNSFPSGHVTAAIAVLLATMLVLPRRFRLWAAVPGAVGVAWVAASTVVLGWHRLSDTLGAVFLVSALCCLAIAFRGTQRTASFGGQAVALLVPVLVAGTGYLATTAGAEGGGGVLVMAVVLAAVSSVVMVALVTWLMLGDKAPPRHRVQRP
- a CDS encoding response regulator transcription factor, with amino-acid sequence MTVSVFLLDDHELVRTGLRTVLEASGDLVVCGEAATAAEALARIPAARPDVAILDVRLPDGEGISVCREIRAAVEPPPACLMLTSYSDDEALFGAIMAGAAGYMLKQVSGGDLVNAVRTVAAGGSLLDAHLTASVMSRLRGDDGPADPGYAQLSPQELRVLDLIAAGLTNRQIAGRLGLAEKTIKNYVSSLLHKLGFERRTEAAVYATKRRRSHP
- a CDS encoding response regulator transcription factor, with the protein product MAMVLLVEDDDAVREGLGLALRRQGHVVHAAESGERGLDELREHRPDIVVLDLMLPGIDGFETCRRIRAGGETPIIMLTARSHDFDVVAGLEAGADDYVVKPVEPRVLDARIRAVLRRAVSEQQSDTERYGDLVIDRTGLVVTLRGEAVQLTPTELKLLLELSRTPGRVLSRQQILEAVWEHDYLGDSRLVDACVQRLRSKIEDVPASPRHVETVRGFGYRFARP
- a CDS encoding YigZ family protein, giving the protein MPPSAGGPIPDRDTYRTIAAAGVHEIEVRRSRFLCALAPVDSAEAAREVIAERRRAEPAARHHCHAFVLDPDGRTQRSSDDGEPAGTAGTPMLEVLRRRELTDTVAVVSRHFGGVLLGAGGLIRAYGQAVADAIDAVGTVERRLLCLLRVSVDYGRAGRVEGELHASKYQVTGTHYDDAARFEIGVRPDQVPGFLAWLADLTGGSAEVAETGRYWV
- a CDS encoding pyridoxamine 5'-phosphate oxidase family protein: MGELAAVRTGGKAMLDSFGQEVLNRAQSLELLGSTGVGRVVFTDRGMPAVQPVRFALDEHALRFEVPAGSVLAAAARGNVLAFEADSLTPELGSGWWVTVLGHASPAEVTAGECLVRISLEVVTGRRMRVGQ
- a CDS encoding GAF domain-containing protein gives rise to the protein MLDAVISIAHGATVPEILDRVAGAACALTGAPEGVVLRAGAAPPSAGDALVVPIEVRGERFGEVRLTGKEFTEADAELVRTLLTAAGGSIGNAALFEQSEQRERWLRASHDVTSALLAGEDPEATLRLIAERARQVAGATAGGIARPGSDPADGTVLVFEVVEPPGPDADRLTGLTVPADGTATGMAFTSGEPVVVRRYGDHVTAQQAGTGVDLPPVVGDLDSAVAVPLRVGGESLGVLVVAKLRDEVPFTDTEVRLALTFGAHAALAMEFARAEQDRQRLAVLEDRDRIARDLHDLVVQRLFAIALGLESTGLLLDEPRVAERLRRFVDDLDATITEVRNSIFALQQPAEGLRSRIARACAEAAGSLGFEPRVGFTGAVDAAVPSAVEADLFATLREALSNVARHSKATKVSVTVAVDGRGDGLRLTVVDNGIGLPAETTRRSGLANLAARAERWRGTSVVRGEPDRGTTLDWVIRLPEVR
- a CDS encoding Clp protease N-terminal domain-containing protein encodes the protein MSNPVKLDELIEHIKNQHPEADPLQHLSDAVLAADHLGEVADHLIGHFVDQARRSGASWTDIGRSMGVSKQAVQKRFVPKENDGQPLAELMQTFTRYTDRARQAVVGAQQVALAAGNARIDPEHLMAALISDPENLATRTLVALGASPDEMRAKLVEGFEPAAGEPPAQATISARGKKLFELTAREALRLGHNYIGAEHFLLSLLELGDGDVAEVLAGAGITKENAEAVVTQAVAQVLAERSASGT
- a CDS encoding IclR family transcriptional regulator, giving the protein MRHNAPGTPSVADRVLDVLDAFSTERPELTLSELSRRTGLPLSTTHRIVGGLVRRGALERAESGRYRVGLWLWEVASLAPHGLGLRDTAMPFLEDLHEATRQNVQLAVLDAPDVVYLERISGHSPMPSRAGGRLPAHATGVGLALLAHAPAGVAERVLARPMKRFTDKTIASPERLRRVLADVRREGIAISDGQIELVGLSVAAPVFGAEDTAVAAISVAVPATGTDPRTLVPAVRAAARGISRTLGAPRAKRAGLVVGGRG